From Acidobacteriota bacterium, a single genomic window includes:
- the ychF gene encoding redox-regulated ATPase YchF, with protein sequence MEIGILGLPKAGKTTLFNTLTASEQETDKFATSAKTNIGITQVPDARLAQLRDLFNPRRYVPATVQYVDIPGLRQGEGAESLDLAKLKAVDALVHVVRAFEDPELLHAAGDVDPARDVATIDLELILADHELVERRIERLKKGEKRGLSPEEKREQALLGDVLLPALEDETPLREVVLDEEDERRIRGFQLLSAKPLLLVVNVGEDEVASATPEGLGIHPGAGVKAITVSAPIEDEIARLAPEEQREFLEALGLEEASLDRVIRASFDLLGLISFFTVGEDEVRAWTIRRGTVARQAAGAIHSDIERGFIRAEVVPWEDLLNRKTLAACRDEGLLRLEGKEYVVQDGDVVHYRFNV encoded by the coding sequence ATGGAAATCGGAATTCTCGGTCTGCCCAAGGCGGGCAAGACGACCCTGTTCAATACCCTCACCGCCTCCGAGCAGGAGACGGACAAGTTCGCCACCTCGGCGAAGACCAACATCGGCATCACCCAGGTGCCGGACGCTCGCCTGGCCCAGCTCCGCGACCTGTTCAACCCGCGCCGCTATGTCCCGGCGACGGTGCAGTACGTCGACATCCCCGGCCTGCGCCAGGGGGAAGGCGCCGAGAGCCTCGATCTCGCCAAGCTCAAGGCCGTCGACGCCCTGGTCCACGTGGTGCGCGCCTTCGAGGATCCGGAGCTCCTCCATGCGGCCGGCGATGTCGACCCGGCACGCGACGTCGCCACCATCGATCTCGAGCTCATCCTCGCCGACCACGAGCTGGTGGAGCGCCGCATCGAGCGCCTCAAGAAAGGCGAGAAGCGCGGTCTGTCACCGGAGGAGAAGCGTGAGCAAGCGCTGCTCGGGGACGTCCTCCTGCCGGCCCTCGAAGACGAGACGCCGCTGCGCGAGGTCGTCCTCGACGAGGAAGACGAACGGCGCATTCGCGGCTTCCAGCTACTCTCCGCCAAACCACTCCTGCTGGTGGTCAACGTCGGCGAAGACGAGGTCGCCTCGGCCACTCCGGAGGGCCTCGGGATCCACCCCGGAGCCGGCGTCAAGGCGATCACCGTCAGCGCCCCGATCGAGGACGAGATCGCCCGCCTGGCGCCCGAGGAGCAGCGCGAGTTCCTCGAAGCCCTTGGCCTCGAAGAGGCCAGCCTCGATCGCGTCATCCGCGCCAGCTTCGATCTGCTCGGGCTGATCTCCTTCTTCACCGTCGGCGAAGACGAGGTGCGGGCCTGGACCATCCGTCGTGGCACCGTCGCCCGCCAGGCGGCCGGCGCCATCCACTCCGACATCGAGCGCGGCTTCATCCGCGCCGAGGTCGTCCCCTGGGAAGACCTGCTGAACCGAAAAACCCTCGCCGCCTGTCGCGACGAGGGCTTGCTGCGCCTCGAGGGCAAAGAGTACGTCGTCCAGGACGGCGATGTCGTCCACTACCGCTTCAACGTCTGA
- a CDS encoding tetratricopeptide repeat protein, whose protein sequence is MNQIIIRAFAVALCALAALAFAVAPNLDKAIDAQRNLVDERPGDPSALNDLANLLLLADRTQEAEETYRQALEVAPDSPSARFNLGLLLQRRGLLKEALAEYRTLVELVPDNAWGAYQIGSIYESWEQDENAVEWYGRAYSLDSRLFLADYNPQVIENHLVERSMIAGRKAAASRPLAPQVYDEPLRIRRLLVDMPLRYEGDGKVDHEDDGEGSEEEAVEGRVLAPDDLDDRALNQAASGARSNSRFGNRRSPSSNRVRTWNSRGQADRPQPKSRVGGGGTRTRPNPLVPGGVALQPTQPGERPTVPPRTVQPRGNRPTQPGIFSTGRLETTIIPEDRQG, encoded by the coding sequence TTGAACCAGATCATCATCCGGGCCTTCGCCGTCGCTCTGTGCGCGCTGGCGGCGCTGGCCTTCGCCGTTGCGCCGAATCTCGACAAGGCCATCGACGCCCAGCGCAACCTCGTCGACGAACGCCCCGGCGATCCCTCGGCCCTCAACGATCTCGCCAACCTCCTGCTGCTGGCGGATCGTACCCAGGAGGCGGAGGAGACCTACCGTCAGGCTCTCGAGGTCGCTCCGGACTCGCCGTCGGCGCGCTTCAATCTGGGGCTGTTGCTGCAGCGCCGAGGCCTCCTCAAGGAGGCCCTCGCCGAGTATCGAACCCTGGTCGAGTTGGTTCCGGACAACGCCTGGGGGGCCTACCAGATCGGCTCCATCTACGAGTCCTGGGAGCAGGACGAGAACGCCGTCGAGTGGTACGGCCGGGCCTACTCCCTCGATTCACGTCTCTTCCTGGCGGACTACAACCCGCAGGTGATCGAGAATCACCTCGTCGAGCGATCGATGATCGCCGGTCGCAAGGCCGCTGCGTCGCGACCTCTGGCGCCGCAGGTCTACGACGAGCCGCTGCGCATTCGCCGCCTGCTGGTCGACATGCCGTTGCGCTACGAGGGTGATGGCAAGGTCGACCACGAGGACGACGGCGAGGGGAGTGAGGAAGAGGCCGTCGAGGGGCGGGTTCTGGCGCCCGACGATCTCGACGACCGAGCCCTCAATCAGGCGGCCTCGGGCGCCCGCAGCAACAGCCGTTTCGGCAATCGCCGTTCGCCGTCCTCGAACCGGGTGCGAACCTGGAACTCGCGCGGTCAGGCCGATCGTCCGCAGCCCAAGAGTCGGGTCGGTGGCGGCGGCACCCGCACGCGCCCGAATCCTCTGGTTCCCGGCGGCGTGGCGCTGCAGCCAACGCAGCCCGGCGAGCGGCCTACGGTGCCGCCGCGGACGGTCCAGCCGCGCGGCAATCGGCCGACCCAGCCGGGGATCTTCAGTACCGGTCGCCTCGAAACGACGATCATCCCTGAGGATCGGCAGGGATAA
- a CDS encoding MXAN_5187 C-terminal domain-containing protein, protein MSIEGRLERINADLREFQIEFERFFRGQRVTPPDEIRQRIQAELRHVRQAPGKGVAENFMVAQAEARFNSYSELFNRRVRDLEMGGRKIRPKGATVDVDRGVVFGERVEGQAVEALYRGLHRQGKDPRFDLDTFRSYLERQRDAIRKKTGCQNVQFRLSSENGHTKLKAKPVSA, encoded by the coding sequence GTGAGCATCGAGGGACGTCTCGAACGCATCAATGCCGATCTGCGTGAGTTTCAGATCGAGTTCGAGCGCTTCTTTCGCGGCCAGCGAGTGACGCCGCCGGACGAGATCCGCCAGCGCATCCAAGCGGAGCTGCGGCACGTGCGACAGGCGCCCGGCAAGGGCGTTGCCGAGAACTTCATGGTCGCCCAGGCGGAGGCTCGCTTCAACAGCTACAGCGAGCTCTTCAATCGGCGGGTTCGGGATCTCGAGATGGGCGGTCGAAAGATACGCCCGAAGGGCGCGACGGTCGATGTCGATCGCGGCGTGGTCTTCGGAGAGCGGGTCGAAGGGCAGGCGGTCGAAGCCCTGTACCGCGGCTTGCACCGGCAGGGTAAGGACCCGCGCTTCGATCTCGACACCTTTCGCAGCTACCTCGAACGCCAGCGCGACGCGATTCGCAAGAAGACCGGTTGCCAGAACGTCCAGTTCCGTCTCAGCTCGGAGAACGGCCATACCAAGCTCAAGGCCAAGCCGGTGTCGGCTTGA
- a CDS encoding sigma-54 dependent transcriptional regulator, translating to MSHHILLVEDRASLRRMLAQALSREGYRVTEADDGLAGLDLLGRETFDLVLSDLRLPGADGQEVLSAARRLQPRAPVILLTGYGTVGTAVRAMKQGAFDFLEKPVEIDDLFALIASALGEPDGGPICLAPPGAPAIIGSHPSLRRAARLLERVATTDSTVLLTGESGTGKELFARALHALSPRRRGPFGAVNCAAIPEALMENELFGHEKGAFTGADRRQAGRFESAAGGTLLLDEVGELGPAVQGKVLRVLEEKTFERVGGQRTLAADVRLVAATNRNLEEMVADGSFRSDLYFRLAVFPIELPPLRERPTDIPDLARHLARGIAERIGRPPLHLTDNALEQLSGRSWPGNVRELSNVLERALILAEGDHLSAADLADAGAERDLRELTRQALIATAGDKQRAAADLGISLRTLQRRIRELDLEGVPKYRR from the coding sequence ATGAGCCATCACATCCTGCTGGTGGAAGATCGGGCGTCCCTGCGTCGCATGCTGGCGCAGGCCCTGAGCCGAGAAGGATACCGCGTCACGGAGGCGGACGACGGCCTCGCCGGCCTCGACCTGCTAGGCCGAGAGACCTTCGATCTGGTGCTTTCGGACCTCCGCCTACCGGGAGCCGATGGGCAAGAGGTTCTGTCCGCGGCGCGGCGCCTGCAACCGCGCGCACCGGTCATCCTGCTCACCGGCTACGGCACCGTCGGCACCGCCGTCCGCGCCATGAAGCAAGGCGCCTTCGATTTTCTCGAGAAGCCGGTCGAGATCGACGACCTGTTCGCGCTGATCGCCAGCGCCCTCGGCGAACCGGACGGCGGACCGATCTGCCTGGCGCCCCCGGGAGCGCCGGCGATCATCGGCTCTCACCCCAGCCTACGGCGCGCCGCCCGCCTCCTCGAGCGCGTCGCCACTACCGACAGCACCGTCCTGTTGACCGGCGAGAGCGGCACCGGAAAGGAGCTCTTCGCCCGCGCCCTCCACGCCCTCTCGCCGCGCCGCCGGGGCCCCTTCGGAGCGGTCAACTGTGCCGCCATCCCGGAGGCGTTGATGGAAAACGAGCTCTTCGGTCACGAGAAAGGCGCCTTCACCGGGGCCGACCGGCGTCAGGCCGGCCGCTTCGAATCCGCCGCCGGCGGTACTCTGCTTCTCGATGAGGTCGGGGAGCTCGGGCCGGCGGTGCAGGGCAAGGTGTTGCGGGTTCTCGAAGAGAAGACCTTCGAGCGGGTCGGAGGGCAGCGCACCCTGGCGGCCGACGTGCGCCTGGTGGCGGCCACCAACCGCAACCTCGAAGAGATGGTCGCGGACGGCAGCTTCCGTTCGGACCTCTACTTTCGCCTCGCCGTCTTCCCGATCGAGCTGCCACCGCTACGCGAGCGGCCGACGGACATTCCCGATCTCGCCCGACACCTCGCCCGCGGAATTGCCGAGCGCATCGGCCGGCCACCCCTCCACCTGACGGACAATGCCCTCGAGCAGCTCTCCGGCCGCTCCTGGCCCGGCAATGTGCGGGAGCTGTCGAATGTCTTGGAGCGCGCCCTGATTCTGGCCGAGGGGGATCATCTGAGCGCTGCCGATCTCGCCGATGCGGGCGCCGAGAGGGACCTGCGGGAGCTCACCCGCCAGGCCTTGATCGCCACCGCAGGGGACAAACAGCGCGCCGCGGCAGACCTCGGCATCAGCCTGCGCACCCTGCAGCGCCGGATTCGGGAGCTCGACCTCGAGGGAGTCCCGAAGTACCGCCGCTAG
- a CDS encoding FxLYD domain-containing protein has protein sequence MSQLENRPAAVRAIGRRWLALSVTILALAAIALPVAGDLLVLNDGTRIETRGEWEVKGRLVVFELPTGALSSMRLSEVDLEASKAATEAAKEARSAPPPAPKPKRKAVLVLTDDDIPRARPVESDETADGDDSAKAVEGTTDGDVEVSDWDIETPQDRDGTVVRGTVSNNGSVIATQLSIEVLAYDTEGTLLGRVPATVPSRPVAPGRVARFEALFRGVYGIVGAKFVVKSKRFSEQDLTPPAPTGDSR, from the coding sequence ATGAGCCAACTCGAGAATCGGCCTGCAGCCGTGCGAGCCATCGGGCGCCGCTGGCTGGCGCTGTCGGTGACCATCTTGGCGCTGGCCGCCATCGCTTTGCCGGTGGCTGGCGACCTGCTGGTCCTGAACGATGGAACACGCATCGAGACTCGCGGTGAGTGGGAGGTCAAGGGCCGCCTGGTGGTCTTTGAGCTGCCCACCGGAGCATTGTCCTCGATGCGCTTGTCGGAGGTCGATCTCGAGGCCAGCAAGGCGGCGACGGAGGCGGCGAAGGAAGCTCGCAGCGCTCCGCCGCCGGCCCCGAAGCCGAAGCGCAAGGCGGTGCTGGTGTTGACCGACGACGACATTCCGCGCGCCCGTCCGGTGGAGTCCGACGAGACCGCCGACGGGGACGATTCGGCGAAGGCCGTCGAGGGCACCACCGACGGTGATGTCGAGGTCAGCGACTGGGATATCGAAACGCCCCAGGATCGCGATGGCACGGTGGTGCGCGGCACCGTCTCCAACAATGGCTCGGTGATCGCGACCCAGCTCTCCATCGAGGTGCTGGCTTACGACACCGAGGGCACTCTGCTCGGCCGAGTGCCGGCGACGGTGCCGTCGCGGCCCGTGGCGCCGGGCCGAGTGGCTCGCTTCGAGGCCCTCTTCCGCGGCGTCTACGGCATCGTCGGCGCCAAGTTCGTGGTCAAGAGCAAGCGCTTCTCGGAGCAGGACCTGACGCCGCCAGCCCCCACCGGCGACTCACGCTAG
- a CDS encoding PilC/PilY family type IV pilus protein, with the protein MKSQVLSRHPLVPLALTLLSVFALLWASRVQADDRSLVKVQEADPYVFILFDTTGSMNWPTTGFNDAVPAQDGPQSRMFQAKQAIYNVLENVQNVKFGFATFPNHNQLRVRGKTPCNFPTSNTACITRDNTWFGAGVCDGWEPNTDEANDPFTPTDPATGSDLQTINLKYPTVSNPYESGLPAVMDHGDVIPMHWDHSNARLIQRRLAPNLNLDGDNDGTAAWDDADDPQATPYFGVAPFLEDFPLLGDPLDPVNRALDVSNSVALPILGRGATPLAASVRNFNAHIKDWIVEAKKNDPRFGCKKVYLIILTDGEDTCLPANGDGPADDPNPRETQPPLAVKEVYDDNDVKTWVVGYAVNNTTILNNMAIEGQTDARTVDPTATNQAFFPSNQTELVNAFRNIFNAIRAEAQSFASAAVPQNQANSADKIYLSSFFPVEGAAVWPGRIDAYLRPLPLRNEVVTLPDGTTETRQVPDRTKNCTASDRSACRLWDGGDQLLLQGADTTQLDNREYNIGNGEGRRRVYYTGRSNAGAPRRRAFLPNTLTDGRAQELMGLMGCGTAGSVFPDCTASTSNLDELHKVARYVHETKSYEDPDAPAVMINYLLGEIFHSDPVVVGAPDNFRFYANDLFADFHGPSETRPTAALLSQGFDEACEINSPYTKENPGYICFFERHKFRRKVLFVGANDGQLHAFDAGIFDGNFNNTTGVVTGNFDNGTGRELFSFIPEGVLPTLTEMANGTLETYGMDGSVTVADVFTGPTATDKRWRTVAIGGLREGGKGYFALDITQPDVLGNGNIPQPRTGSLKYVQSCVSSSTTGCIDQYPRILWEFQDQCENTITNALEPCDEDANGLDDLGDGWSKPTVGLIRVCDGSNCGPTGTDITERFVAIFGGGIDPDNLGARGNFIYMVDVETGQTIYKREVIGAVPSEPAAVDTDQDGLIDTIYVGTTSGYMYKVDMRTVPQLVNVSGLGKRITDVAWSPFQIFDAGPRPIFFPPSVIFVGKLGRYAVAFGTGYREDLWGPRTETARFFVVLDEILDSTSTPARRRPFERGDTGLPLTSTDLRQINPDSLPASGEPDYLSAPGTFDPGWYMELLSREKVIASPFGLSGLLVFLTFQPEEIINGGSRTCARRGQGRSFTVLTTNGNPVVGNSRYTIIDDLPTGAYTELGITKNPDPNASPGSVEEAIPPDLVSVMDSLKGLFPDDCKFANYTINVKTRRADTGVEFIAPVPICIVEKNWKEF; encoded by the coding sequence ATGAAATCCCAAGTCCTATCGCGTCATCCGCTGGTTCCCCTGGCGTTGACGTTGCTGTCCGTTTTCGCCCTGCTGTGGGCGAGCCGGGTGCAGGCCGACGATCGCAGCCTGGTCAAGGTGCAGGAAGCCGACCCCTACGTCTTCATCCTGTTCGACACCACCGGCTCGATGAACTGGCCGACCACCGGCTTCAACGACGCGGTGCCGGCGCAGGACGGGCCCCAGTCGCGCATGTTCCAGGCCAAGCAGGCGATCTACAACGTGCTCGAGAACGTGCAGAATGTCAAGTTCGGCTTTGCCACCTTCCCCAACCACAATCAGCTGCGCGTGCGGGGCAAGACACCCTGCAACTTCCCGACCAGTAACACCGCTTGCATTACGCGCGACAACACCTGGTTCGGCGCCGGAGTTTGTGATGGTTGGGAGCCCAACACCGATGAGGCCAATGATCCCTTCACGCCGACGGATCCGGCGACCGGCAGCGATCTCCAGACCATCAACCTCAAGTACCCGACGGTCAGCAACCCCTACGAGTCTGGCCTGCCGGCGGTGATGGACCACGGCGATGTGATCCCGATGCACTGGGATCACAGCAACGCCCGGCTCATCCAGCGTCGCCTGGCGCCCAATCTCAACCTCGATGGCGACAACGATGGCACGGCGGCCTGGGACGATGCCGACGACCCGCAGGCGACTCCCTACTTCGGTGTCGCTCCCTTCCTCGAGGATTTCCCGCTGCTCGGCGATCCCTTGGATCCGGTCAATCGCGCGCTCGACGTCAGCAACTCCGTCGCGCTGCCGATTCTCGGCCGCGGTGCGACGCCGCTGGCCGCCTCGGTACGGAACTTCAACGCTCACATCAAGGATTGGATCGTCGAAGCGAAGAAGAACGATCCCCGATTTGGCTGCAAGAAGGTCTACCTGATCATTCTGACGGATGGTGAGGACACCTGTCTGCCGGCCAATGGCGATGGGCCCGCCGACGATCCCAACCCGCGCGAGACCCAGCCGCCGCTGGCGGTCAAGGAGGTCTATGACGACAACGACGTCAAGACCTGGGTGGTCGGCTACGCGGTCAACAACACCACTATCCTCAACAACATGGCCATCGAGGGCCAGACCGACGCCCGCACCGTCGACCCGACGGCCACCAACCAGGCCTTTTTCCCCAGCAACCAGACCGAGCTGGTGAACGCGTTCCGCAACATCTTCAACGCCATCCGCGCCGAAGCGCAGAGCTTCGCGTCGGCGGCGGTGCCGCAGAATCAGGCCAACTCGGCCGACAAGATCTACCTGTCGAGCTTCTTCCCGGTGGAGGGGGCCGCCGTCTGGCCGGGCCGCATCGATGCCTATCTCCGTCCGCTGCCGCTGCGCAACGAGGTCGTCACGCTGCCCGACGGCACCACCGAAACCCGACAGGTGCCGGATCGCACCAAGAACTGCACCGCGAGCGACCGCAGTGCCTGTCGTCTCTGGGATGGCGGAGATCAGCTTCTGCTGCAAGGTGCCGACACCACCCAGCTCGACAATCGTGAGTACAACATCGGCAATGGCGAGGGCCGGCGACGGGTTTACTACACCGGCCGAAGCAACGCCGGGGCTCCGCGGCGGCGCGCTTTCCTGCCCAACACTCTGACCGATGGTCGGGCGCAGGAGCTGATGGGGTTGATGGGTTGTGGCACCGCCGGATCGGTGTTCCCGGACTGCACCGCGTCGACCAGCAATCTCGACGAGCTGCACAAGGTTGCGCGCTACGTTCACGAGACCAAGAGCTACGAAGATCCCGATGCCCCAGCGGTGATGATCAACTACCTGCTCGGCGAGATCTTCCACTCGGACCCGGTGGTGGTGGGAGCGCCGGACAACTTCCGCTTCTACGCCAACGATCTCTTCGCTGACTTCCACGGTCCGTCGGAGACCCGCCCGACGGCGGCGCTCCTCTCCCAGGGCTTCGACGAAGCCTGCGAGATCAACTCGCCCTACACCAAGGAGAATCCGGGCTACATCTGCTTCTTCGAGCGGCACAAGTTCCGCCGCAAGGTGCTCTTCGTGGGCGCCAACGATGGCCAGCTCCATGCCTTCGATGCCGGCATTTTCGACGGCAACTTCAACAACACGACGGGCGTGGTGACCGGTAACTTCGACAACGGTACCGGCCGTGAGCTGTTCTCCTTCATCCCGGAAGGGGTTCTGCCGACCTTGACGGAGATGGCCAACGGGACCCTCGAGACCTACGGTATGGATGGCTCGGTGACGGTCGCCGACGTCTTCACCGGCCCGACGGCGACGGACAAGCGTTGGCGTACGGTCGCCATCGGTGGGCTGCGCGAAGGCGGCAAGGGCTACTTCGCCCTCGACATCACGCAGCCGGACGTGCTCGGTAACGGCAACATTCCGCAGCCGCGGACGGGCTCCCTCAAGTATGTGCAGTCCTGTGTCAGCAGCTCGACCACCGGTTGTATCGACCAGTATCCGCGCATCCTGTGGGAGTTCCAGGACCAGTGCGAGAACACCATCACCAATGCTCTCGAGCCTTGCGACGAAGACGCCAACGGTCTCGACGATCTCGGCGACGGCTGGTCGAAGCCGACGGTGGGCTTGATCAGGGTTTGTGATGGCTCGAACTGCGGTCCGACCGGTACCGACATCACGGAGCGCTTCGTCGCCATCTTCGGCGGCGGCATCGACCCCGACAACCTCGGAGCGCGCGGCAACTTCATCTACATGGTCGACGTCGAAACCGGCCAGACCATCTACAAGCGTGAGGTCATCGGTGCCGTGCCCAGCGAGCCGGCGGCGGTGGATACCGATCAGGATGGCCTGATCGACACCATCTACGTCGGCACCACGTCGGGCTACATGTACAAGGTCGACATGCGCACGGTGCCGCAGTTGGTCAACGTCTCCGGCTTGGGCAAGCGCATCACCGATGTCGCCTGGAGCCCGTTCCAGATCTTCGATGCCGGGCCGCGGCCGATCTTCTTCCCGCCATCGGTGATCTTCGTCGGCAAGCTCGGACGCTATGCGGTGGCCTTCGGGACCGGTTATCGCGAGGATCTCTGGGGTCCGCGCACCGAGACGGCGCGCTTCTTCGTGGTGCTCGACGAGATTCTCGACAGCACCTCGACGCCGGCGCGCCGACGGCCCTTCGAGCGTGGTGATACGGGCCTACCGCTGACCTCGACGGATCTGCGCCAGATCAATCCCGATTCGCTGCCGGCTTCCGGCGAGCCGGACTACCTCTCGGCACCGGGGACCTTCGATCCGGGCTGGTACATGGAGCTGTTGTCGCGCGAGAAGGTGATCGCTTCACCCTTCGGCCTCTCGGGCCTGCTGGTGTTCTTGACCTTCCAGCCGGAAGAGATCATCAACGGCGGTAGCCGAACCTGCGCCCGGCGCGGTCAGGGGCGGTCCTTCACCGTCTTGACCACCAACGGCAACCCGGTGGTCGGCAACAGTCGTTATACGATCATCGACGATCTGCCGACCGGTGCCTACACGGAGCTCGGGATCACCAAAAACCCGGATCCCAATGCCTCGCCGGGATCCGTCGAGGAGGCCATTCCGCCCGATCTGGTGTCGGTCATGGATTCGCTGAAGGGGTTGTTCCCGGACGATTGTAAGTTCGCGAACTACACCATCAACGTGAAGACGCGCCGTGCCGATACCGGAGTCGAGTTCATTGCGCCGGTACCGATCTGCATCGTGGAGAAGAACTGGAAGGAGTTCTAG
- a CDS encoding PilX N-terminal domain-containing pilus assembly protein, whose product MKLAPTLPAARRNQRGSAYVIVLLVLVVLSILGLSLALVTQTERQIGSNEKTLQRLFYAAESGIGVAVSKALTLPDNQPFDLTLTEPLVGNVNLRHDVRLSALLPILDAPCNLCQINDPADFSEINHALGVTARRLGWTGSDPTATTLLSQKSINLMVEFQPWQGTPQQLSDSINNSAGIDRIVP is encoded by the coding sequence ATGAAGCTCGCTCCGACCCTGCCGGCGGCTCGCCGGAACCAACGCGGAAGTGCCTACGTCATCGTCCTGTTGGTGCTGGTGGTGCTGAGCATCCTCGGCCTTTCGCTCGCCCTGGTCACCCAGACGGAGCGTCAGATCGGATCCAACGAGAAGACTCTCCAGCGGCTGTTCTATGCCGCCGAGTCGGGCATTGGCGTGGCGGTCAGCAAGGCCCTCACCCTGCCCGACAACCAGCCCTTCGACCTCACCTTGACGGAGCCTCTGGTGGGCAACGTCAATCTGCGCCACGACGTCAGGCTCTCGGCCCTGTTGCCGATCCTCGATGCGCCGTGCAATCTCTGCCAGATCAACGATCCGGCGGATTTCTCCGAGATCAACCACGCCCTCGGCGTCACCGCTCGCCGCTTGGGTTGGACCGGCTCCGACCCGACGGCGACCACCCTGCTGAGCCAGAAGTCGATCAACCTGATGGTCGAGTTCCAGCCTTGGCAGGGCACGCCGCAGCAGCTCTCGGACAGCATCAACAATTCCGCTGGTATCGACAGGATCGTGCCGTGA
- a CDS encoding prepilin-type N-terminal cleavage/methylation domain-containing protein, translated as MQRSGGSKSVRSKGQAGFTILEMVVVVVIILVLAAIGWPALHKMMLRQKLHGLAQETAMQMQSAKLEAIKRGVPAVMRVDFTNDEIMTFVDFDNSGTLNPVGGARPGETDFVIQRRPLPETVFFWGPADAGEEGPDVVNGFTAVPSAPAEPRQAVFEPDGSIRDVGAYRFADPRGNYLEVIVQSEASALVRLRKWDGTAFREAGEGGKAWKWSM; from the coding sequence ATGCAGAGATCTGGCGGAAGTAAAAGCGTTCGAAGCAAGGGACAGGCGGGATTCACCATCTTGGAGATGGTGGTGGTGGTGGTGATCATCTTGGTGCTGGCGGCCATCGGCTGGCCGGCCCTGCACAAGATGATGCTGCGACAGAAGCTCCACGGCCTCGCCCAGGAGACGGCGATGCAGATGCAGAGCGCCAAGCTCGAGGCCATCAAGCGCGGCGTGCCGGCGGTCATGCGAGTCGATTTCACCAACGACGAGATCATGACCTTCGTCGACTTCGACAACAGCGGCACGCTCAATCCCGTGGGTGGAGCCCGGCCCGGCGAGACCGATTTCGTGATCCAGCGTCGGCCGCTGCCGGAGACGGTCTTCTTTTGGGGGCCGGCCGATGCCGGTGAAGAAGGGCCGGATGTGGTCAACGGCTTCACCGCCGTGCCCTCGGCGCCGGCCGAGCCGCGCCAGGCGGTCTTCGAGCCCGATGGCTCGATCCGCGATGTCGGGGCCTACCGCTTCGCCGATCCGCGCGGCAACTACCTCGAGGTCATCGTGCAGTCGGAAGCCTCCGCGCTGGTGCGGTTGCGCAAGTGGGACGGCACGGCCTTTCGTGAAGCGGGCGAAGGTGGCAAGGCCTGGAAATGGAGCATGTGA